A stretch of DNA from Vicinamibacterales bacterium:
ACCGTCACTCGCGGCGGCACTATCGGCTAGACTAGCTCTATCGATGGCCGGGCCCCTCATTCTCATCGTGGACGACAACCTGGACGCCCGCGAGATGTATTCGATGTATCTGGAGCACGAGGGCTTCCGCTCGGCCGAGGCGGCCAACGGCGCCGACGCCATCGTCAAGACGCGGCTCGACCGGCCGTCGCTGATCCTCATGGATGCGACGATGCCGGGGATGGATGGCTGGGAGGCGGCGAAGCTGCTGAAACAGGACGCCGCGACGCGCGACATTCCGGTGATCATGCTGACCGCCCACGCGTTTCAGGAGCATCGGCAGCGCGCCGCCGACGCGGGCGCAGACGGGTTCCTCGCCAAACCCGTGCTGCCCGATCAGCTCACGGCGGAGATCCGCCGGGTGCTGAACCTCACCTGAATGGATCCCGAATACAGGAAGATGATGCTCTGGCTCGCCGCGGCCTTCATCGCGTCCGTCGCCGCCGCCTTCCTCGTCGTCGAGATCGTGATGCGGTATTACGCCGAGCGCTGAGGCTTACTTTCCGGGCATCAGCGTGATGATCGTGCGGCGGTTCATCGGGAAGTACTTCTTGAACGCCTCCTGAACCGTGGCGGGCGTGAGCGCGTTGATGCGCTCGACGCGCGTCGCGATGATCCGCGGATCCTGCTTCCACAGGTTCACCGCCTGAAACCGGCCGAGCCAGTAGTTGTTCGTGCGCAGCTGCGTCTCGTAGTTGCGCCTGGCGGTTTCCTTGGCGCGATTGACCAGGTCCTCGGACGGGCCGTCCTTCTGCATCTTCGCGACTTCCTGCAGGACGCGCGCGGCCATCTTGTCGATGTTCTCCGGCGACGCGCCGAAGCTGACCTGCACGTAGCCGCCGCCGCGCTGCGGCGGGCTCTGGCTCACGCCGGCGGACACCGTATAGGTCTGGCCGAGCTCTTCGCGCAGAATGTCGCGCAGCGCGATCTCGAGCACGTCGGTCGCGGCGAGCACGCGCTCCTGCTCCATGGGATCGTCTCCCGGCGGATCGGCCGCGAAGCTGATGACGGTCTCGCTCTTCGGCTCGCGCCCCTTCTCCACCCTGGCATCGGCGCTGGCAGCGGGAAACCTGAGGCCGAGATCCTTGAACGTCGACGCCGCCGTCCCGGTCGACGGCAGACCGCCCACGTAGCGCGCGATCAGCGGCAGCGCTTCCTCCGTCCTGAAGGCGCCGACCATGAAGAAGGTGAAGTCGGCGGCATTCGAGAACCGCGCCTTGTAGAACGACAGCATCTTGGCGCGGTCCAGGGTGTTGACGCGCTCGACCGTGAGCGGCTTCGAGGTGTAATGGCCGGAGCTGTTGATCTCCTCCACCTTGTCGCCGAATACCGCGGCCGGCGAATCGAGTCGATTGGCGAGGAACGCGGTGAGCTGGCGCTTCATCATCTCGAACGCTTCCGGATCGTCCCCGGGCTGCGTGAAGCGCGCGTAGAGCAGCTGCAAGGCGGTCTCGAGCTGCGCCGGCGCCGCCGATCCGTTGAAGCCGTGGCTCGACAGGGTGATCGACGGGGACGCGTTGGCGAGCTTGCCCGCCAGCAGCTTCTGCACGTCGAGCGCCTTCAGGCCGGCGGCGCCCGAGAGGGACACGTAGGTCGTCGCGAGCGTCGCCTCGACGAAGTCCTCGGGAGGCGCGAGCGACGCGCCCCCCTTGGCCTGCATCGCGAACAGCACCTGATCGTTCTTGAAATCGGTCGGCTTCAGCCAGACCTCGACGCCGTTCGCCAGCCGGGCGATCGTGAGGCCGACCTCGTCGACGGTCCGTGTCGAGACGACCGCCGCCGGCTCCGGCTTGCGTTCGAGCAGCTCGCGCGTCGCGGTGGTGTCGTGCCAGGGGGTGACGGCGGCCGCCTCCGCGGCGGCGAGCGCCTTCTTCAGCTCTTCTTCCGACGGCACCGCGATGTCGGCCTTCTGCGGCGAGGTCGCCAGAATGACGCGGCTCTCGTCGGCCAGCAGCGTCTTGCCGAGCGCCGTCACTTCCGCGGCGGAGATCGAGGGCAGCAGCTGCTGCACGAGCTTGTACTCGTACTCGATCCCGGGGGACGGCTCACCCTCGAGGAAGTGGTTCAGGTACTCCTGCGCGAACGAGCCGCTCTCGGTCTTGTCGCGTTCGGTATACGCCCGCTCGTAGAACGCCGCCATCCACTTCTTCGCGCGATCGAGCTCGCCGGCGTTGAACCCGAACTCGCGCGCGCGCTTCGCCTCGATCGCGACCGCCGCCAGCCCGTCGGCGATCCGGCCGCTCTGCACGTTGGCGGCGAGCGACACGGTTTCCACGGTCTTGCTCAGCCCTTCGCCGAACATCCCGGCGCCCAGGAACCTCGCGTCCGGACGCCGCGACAGCTCGTCGAACCGGTCGTTCAGCATCTGCTCGAAGAACCGCTGCAGCAGCGAACGGCGGTAATCGCCGACCGTCTCCGATCCGGCGCGCGGCCGCTTGCGGACGAGCGACACCGACGACTGCGTGATCTCGTTGTCGGTGACGATGCTGACCAGCGTGTCCTTGTGCAGCGGCACGTCGACCTTGCGCTCGGGCGGCGCGGCGCCGCGGCTCTTCAGCGCCGAGAACGACGCCTTGATCATGTCCTCGAGCTTCTGCGGATCCATGTCCCCCACGGCGATCATCGCCATCCGGTCGGGGCGATAGAACGTGTCGTAGAACGCCTTCAGGCGCGCCACCGGGAACGACTTGAGGATCTCGGGCTTGCCGATCGGCAGCCGCTCCGCGTAGCGCGACTGGTAGAACAGCACCGGGATCTGCTTGTCGCGGATGCGCGATCCGGCGCCCAGCCCGCCACGCCACTCCTCGACGACGACGCCGCGCTCCTTGTCCACTTCCGCGGGATCGAGCCAGAGGCCGCCGGCGAAGTCGGAGAAGGCGATCATCCCCTTGTCGACGATCTCCGGCTTGTCCGACGGCAGGTCGAGCATGTAGACGGTTTCCTCGAATCCGGTATAGGCGTTGACGTGCGGCCCCAGCCGCGCGCCGGTGGATTCGAAGTACGAGACCAGCTCGCCGGGCTTGAAGTGCTCGCTGCCGTTGAACGCCATGTGCTCGAGCACGTGGGCGAGCCCCTGCTGATCGTCGGCTTCGTCGAGCGAGCCGGTCTTGACGGCGAGGCGCAGCAGGACGCGGTTCGCCGGCCGCGTGTTCTTGCGCACGTAGTACTTCAGGCCGTTCGGCAGCGTGCCGGTCCTGACCGCCGCGTCGAACGGAATCGTCTGGGTGAGCGGCAGCGCACCGGTGGACGGCTGCGGCGCCGGCGCCTGGCGCGCCGCGATCGGCGCAAGCGCGGCGGTGACGAACAGGGTGACGAACGCCGCTCGCAGTCGGTGTGTCATGACGTGGACTGTAGCAGAAGCGGAACGCGGTGAGCGGAGAGGCGGACGGCGGCAGCGCCCTACCGATACCTGGACAGATCGATACGGCTGCGCCACAACACGCTGGCGCGCTCGTCGGTGAGGATCAGTTCCGGGCGCGGCGCCGCTTCGATCTGCGCCCGCGGGATGGTGATCTCCAGGCGGACGCCGATGAGCGGCGCGCCGATGCCGCCGAGCGCATACACCGGATCGCGCCTGGCCTCGCGCGCGGCGAGCGGCGGCGTGAGCGGCCCGGTTTCGATGTACAGCTCGTAGGCGGGCGCCGTGGCATAGGTGTGCAGCGGATTCAGCCGCGCCTGCACGATGAAGGTGACGAGCCCGAGGTGCGGCGTCATCGCCACGGTGAGGTCGCGCTCGGTGAAGCCGAACTCCCCCAGCCTCGCCCGCTCGCGGACGATCAGGACGGCGCGGCGGAACTCGGTGATCACTTCGGCGCTGTCGACCGGATCCGACGCGGCCAGCGTGTAGCCCCTGCTGAAGGCGGCGTACAGCGCCTCGTCCTGCGATCGTCCGAGGCGCAGCGCCTCACGCGCGTCGGGACGCTGCGTCAGCGCCGCCAGCGACAGCGCCACGAGCGCGATGGCTTGCCTCACCATGCCGGCACTTCGCATAGGATGACGGGATGTCCGAGCGAGTGCAACCCGTCATCAGCGCCGCCCTGCCCACCCCGGTCGGCCCGTATTCTCCCGGGATGATCTTCGGCAACCTGGTCTTCGTCTCCGGCCAGGCCGGCCGCGATCCGGCGACCGGTTCGCTGGCACCCGACGTCGAGGCGCAGACCGCGCAGGCGCTGCGCAACGTCGAGGCGATCCTCCGCGCCGCCGGGTCGGGACTGCCGCACGTGCTCCGCTGCGGCGTGTTCCTCGTCGACATGAAAGAATTCCCGAAGATGAACGAGGTGTACTCCCGCGCGTTCGGCACGCACCGTCCCGCGCGCACCACCGTGCAGGTCGCCGGGCTGCCCGGCGAGGGGCTTCGGGTCGAAATCGACGCCATCGCCTGCATCCCGTGATTCCGATCGTCCTCGAGCCGGACCTGCGCGCGGTGATCACGCCCGCGGTGGCCGTGGACGCGATCCGCGCCGCCTTCCGCGCCGACGGCGAAGGGCGCACGCACGTTCCGGCGGTGATCAACCTCGAGGTGCCGGCGCACCGCGGCGAATTCCACGTCAAGACCGCGCTGATCGACGGCGTGCCGCACGTCGCGATCAAGGTGGCCAGCGGCTTCTACGACAATCCCGCGAAGGGGCTGCCGAGCGGCGCCGGACTGATGGCCGTCTTCGACGCGACGACCGGCCTGCCGGCCGCGCTCCTGCTCGACAACGGGTTCCTGACCGACATCCGCACCGGTGCGGCGGGGGCCGTCGCCGCGGAGGTGCTCGCGCCGGAGACGTTCGACACGGTCGGCGTGCTCGGATCCGGACTCCAGGCGCGCCACCAGATCGACTGCCTTCGCGTCGTCCGGCGATTCAGCCGCATCGTCGCGTGGAGTCCGAACCGCGCGCACCTCGACGCCTACGTGGCAGACATGCAGGCGGCCGGCTTCGAGGCATCCGCGGCGGCGACGCCGGAAGCGGTCTGCCGCGCCGCGGACCTGATCGTGACCGCGACACCGTCACGGCAGCCGCTCGTCCGCGCCGAGTGGCTGCGGCCGGGGCAGCACGTCACCGCGCTCGGCGCCGATTCTCCCGGCAAGCAGGAACTGGACGCGGCGTGTCTGGCGCGCGCCGATCTCCTCGTCGTCGATCGGCTGACGCAGTGCGCGGCGTTCGGCGAGCTGCGGCATGCGCTGGACACGGGCGCGATGCCCGCAACCCGCGTGCACGCGGAACTGGGTGAGATTGTCGCCGGCGTGAAGCCGGGACGCACGTCCGCCGCGCAGATCACCATCGCCGATCTCACCGGCGTCGGCTTCCAGGACACGGCGATCGCCAGCCGGGCGATGGAGTTGATCGGGTGATCGGGCGATCGGGTGATCGGATGATCGGGTGATCGGGTGCCACGTTTCAAGCTCGTCATCGAGTACGCCGGGACGCGTTACAGCGGGTGGCAGATCCAGAAGAACGCGCGCACCGTCGCCGGGGAGATCGAGCACGCCGTCGGCGAGGTGACGCGACGGCGCGAGTTCGAGCTGTACGGAGCGGGACGGACCGACGCCGGCGTCCATGCGCTCGCGCAGGTGGCGCATCTCGAGCTGTACACGGATTTGCCGCCCGGCGCGCTGCGGCAGCGCATCAACGATGCGCTCCCGACCGACATTCACATCCGCTCGATCGACAAGGTGCCGCACCGGTTCCACGCGCGGCACGACGCCGTGGCGCGCAGCTACCTCTATCAGATCTCCCGGAGGAAGAGCGCGTTCTTCAAGCCCTACCTGTGGTGGGTGAAGGAGGCACTCGACCCGGACCGCATGCGTGCGGGGGCGGCGGTATTCGTCGGGATGCGGAATTTCGCGTCCTTCAGCGCCGACGAGTCTGGAGAGAAGTCCTCGAGGGTGCTGGTGGATCGACTGGAGATCGCCGAAGACGGCGACCTGCTCCTGATCCGCGTCGTCGGCTCGCACTTCCTCTGGCGGATGGTGCGGCGGATGGTCGGCGTGCTGGCCGCCGTCGGCCGGGGCGAGCTGACCTCCGCGGAGGTGAGCGGCTTGCTGGAGGAGCGATCCGATCTGCCCGCCGCGCTCACCGCCCCCGCGTCCGGGCTCTTCCTCGAAGCCGTGTATTACAGCGGCGATCCCGCCCCCGCGCCGCTGCACGCCGTCGCGCACGTGCCGTCGCGGTAATCCGCTTTCACGGCGTCACGGTGTTCCCGCCCTTGATCATCGGCACGAAGCGGACCGGCAATGTCGCCAGCGTCTCGAGCGAGGCGCCGCGCGTCTGCAGCACCCGCAGTTCCTGGTACGCGGTGCCGATCGGCAGGGCGATGATGCCGCCGTCGACCAGCTGCTCGAGCAGCGCCGGCGGCACGGACACGGGAGCGGCGGCGGCGAGGATCCGGTCGTACGGCGCGTGCTCGGGCCAGCCTTCGTACCCGTCGCCGGTGCGGAGCTGCACGTTCGTGTAGCCGAGGGCCGCGAGCGTCGACCGCGCGCGGTCGGCGAGATCGGGCAGCAGTTCGACCGAGAAGACCTCGCGCACCAGTTCCGCCAGCACCGCGGTCTGATAGCCGCACCCCGCCCCGATCTCCAGCACGCGATGCGACGGCTCGAGCCGCAGCGC
This window harbors:
- a CDS encoding response regulator yields the protein MAGPLILIVDDNLDAREMYSMYLEHEGFRSAEAANGADAIVKTRLDRPSLILMDATMPGMDGWEAAKLLKQDAATRDIPVIMLTAHAFQEHRQRAADAGADGFLAKPVLPDQLTAEIRRVLNLT
- a CDS encoding insulinase family protein codes for the protein MTHRLRAAFVTLFVTAALAPIAARQAPAPQPSTGALPLTQTIPFDAAVRTGTLPNGLKYYVRKNTRPANRVLLRLAVKTGSLDEADDQQGLAHVLEHMAFNGSEHFKPGELVSYFESTGARLGPHVNAYTGFEETVYMLDLPSDKPEIVDKGMIAFSDFAGGLWLDPAEVDKERGVVVEEWRGGLGAGSRIRDKQIPVLFYQSRYAERLPIGKPEILKSFPVARLKAFYDTFYRPDRMAMIAVGDMDPQKLEDMIKASFSALKSRGAAPPERKVDVPLHKDTLVSIVTDNEITQSSVSLVRKRPRAGSETVGDYRRSLLQRFFEQMLNDRFDELSRRPDARFLGAGMFGEGLSKTVETVSLAANVQSGRIADGLAAVAIEAKRAREFGFNAGELDRAKKWMAAFYERAYTERDKTESGSFAQEYLNHFLEGEPSPGIEYEYKLVQQLLPSISAAEVTALGKTLLADESRVILATSPQKADIAVPSEEELKKALAAAEAAAVTPWHDTTATRELLERKPEPAAVVSTRTVDEVGLTIARLANGVEVWLKPTDFKNDQVLFAMQAKGGASLAPPEDFVEATLATTYVSLSGAAGLKALDVQKLLAGKLANASPSITLSSHGFNGSAAPAQLETALQLLYARFTQPGDDPEAFEMMKRQLTAFLANRLDSPAAVFGDKVEEINSSGHYTSKPLTVERVNTLDRAKMLSFYKARFSNAADFTFFMVGAFRTEEALPLIARYVGGLPSTGTAASTFKDLGLRFPAASADARVEKGREPKSETVISFAADPPGDDPMEQERVLAATDVLEIALRDILREELGQTYTVSAGVSQSPPQRGGGYVQVSFGASPENIDKMAARVLQEVAKMQKDGPSEDLVNRAKETARRNYETQLRTNNYWLGRFQAVNLWKQDPRIIATRVERINALTPATVQEAFKKYFPMNRRTIITLMPGK
- a CDS encoding Rid family detoxifying hydrolase — protein: MSERVQPVISAALPTPVGPYSPGMIFGNLVFVSGQAGRDPATGSLAPDVEAQTAQALRNVEAILRAAGSGLPHVLRCGVFLVDMKEFPKMNEVYSRAFGTHRPARTTVQVAGLPGEGLRVEIDAIACIP
- the truA gene encoding tRNA pseudouridine(38-40) synthase TruA, which gives rise to MPRFKLVIEYAGTRYSGWQIQKNARTVAGEIEHAVGEVTRRREFELYGAGRTDAGVHALAQVAHLELYTDLPPGALRQRINDALPTDIHIRSIDKVPHRFHARHDAVARSYLYQISRRKSAFFKPYLWWVKEALDPDRMRAGAAVFVGMRNFASFSADESGEKSSRVLVDRLEIAEDGDLLLIRVVGSHFLWRMVRRMVGVLAAVGRGELTSAEVSGLLEERSDLPAALTAPASGLFLEAVYYSGDPAPAPLHAVAHVPSR
- a CDS encoding protein-L-isoaspartate(D-aspartate) O-methyltransferase; this translates as MDPRSRMVAEQIRARGVRDERVLDAMMRVPREQFVPPALQPAAYEDHPLEIGHGQTISQPYIVAYMTEALRLEPSHRVLEIGAGCGYQTAVLAELVREVFSVELLPDLADRARSTLAALGYTNVQLRTGDGYEGWPEHAPYDRILAAAAPVSVPPALLEQLVDGGIIALPIGTAYQELRVLQTRGASLETLATLPVRFVPMIKGGNTVTP